The sequence GTAAATAGCTTTGAGTCTATTGAAACCATACAATATGGAAGGGCTAGAAAAACAGGTGGGCATCTtatcaaaaacaatgaaaaatataaggaaagaaaagctccatacaacatatttttgttttatattttcaataaaaatattgattttttccatatttaaaactgttgacttattacaaatacaaaaagggaaaaagaatttgAACAGTAAAATGTGTATGATATAATCTATGTTTTTAggcattttaatgcattttattaaatTCCAAAAAGATTTGATTCTGTGAAAAAGCTAAATATCTGAAAGCTAGACTTCTAAATATTCCCAAATGATTTATAATTAACAAATGtctaaaaaactttaaaatgtattaatccATATTAATAGCATGGGGTCTGCTGCATTAAAGCAACATGTGaaccaaatatttaaagcaaaaatgataCTCAGTTATCTTCAAACTACTCGTGATTATTCccgaatttttaatttcagtaattaGAACTAAGTTTGATTATTAAATGAAGTGGGAACTATACTAATTACTGAGACATAATAATAGTTGCATTTTAAGCATCCTTACCCCCCAACTAGCTGTTAATCTGCTACTGAGTTGAATAAATATTGTTCATTTGAAGGAGAAACTTGACTTTACAAAATTTCTTGTGTCCCaaaccctcaaaaacaaaaagttaagaaatagcaaagaacAGTATTAATCAAAGAACATGTACAATATACATAATTTCTACACCAAGAAAAACTAATAAGGCAACGTGGCTGTGTAGCTTGGATTCCAACAGCTGTGCAGCATCCTGTCTGAGGCCCTCTAGTGTCCAAAGGAGACAATGATTAGAGTCAGTTAAGAGGTTAAGACAAGTTTCTATACAATGGGTAATGCTGGCCCTTAACACTCCCAGGGCTAAAGAAGATAGTAAAAAAACTCCACTTCCATTCCTTTGACATTGCTGGCACTAGCGATCTGTGTGCAGAAGAAGAGATAGTGGTCCTAGTGTCCCTGATCTTTCTTCACACGTGCTTTTAAGTTAACAAGGGCTCAACATGTTTCTGTTAAGAATCTTTTGCTGGTCTGATTTAGGACTGGCAAAGATATACTCTGATTGCAGGCAACAGCTGTCTTCAGTGACTTATAGAGTATCTACCCTATCTTTTCTCCGAGTGAtggatacatacacacataaaaataaacgtATATAGTTGTATATAGACCTGTCATTTACCAGTAAACTGCCCCCCCTCCAAACTGTTTAACCAACTCCTTTCCCACATACCACCTTCTTGAAATCATTTCCTACCATAAGAAGCATTGTAGCATTGAGTTACGAGAACAGAGTAAGGGGTCCAAGATTTAGATGCAGAAGGATGGAAAATTTAGCAGCTAAGGGCATTGAGCACCTATGTATGAGAAATCATCAAGTGGAAAAAATTCAGAACTAGGAGATAAATTTAAGGAAAATCAACTTTGTAATTTTAGCCCTGACAGGAAATCACATAAAGAACCAGACTATGTAGACAAtgccctctctttcttttcttttcttcctccatccctactttcctcccttccttccttgttgcacctgcagcatgcaaaagttcccaggccaaggatcgaacccaagccacagcagtaacaatactggatccttaatgccaTTTCTTAAGGAGCTGGAAATAACAATGTGAACTAAGAATAAACTTAGAATAGACAGTATATGGCACCGAGTCAAATGCAAAAATTTAGGCAAAAGTCAATGACATTCTGCTCTTCAACACtacatatgctttttttcttcttttattttattttttctttttaaggcctcatttgtagcatatgggagttcctgggctacgggtcaaattggagctgcagttgcagtctacaccacagccatggcaacaccagatccaagccacagcttgaggcaacactagatccttaacccactgattgaggctagggatggaacctgcatccttatggacactatgtcaggttcttaacctgctaagccacaacaggaactcctttttcttctttgtcttttcctcctcctcctgctcattCACCAtccagagcagtggttctcaaatttcaCCTGGGGACATACTCCctgtttctgattcagtaggtcttggTGAAACTCAAGAATATATACTTCTACAAATTTTCAGGtgatgctgttgctgctggcctgaaGACTACTTTTTGAAACACTGCTCTGgaccatttttctttaatttttctgtgccTCAGGCCTGCTAGGATCTTAGTTTCACAGGTAAAATTTAGATCCCTAGGAAAAAGATGCCCAAGGAGAACTCAATCAATTGAGTTCTGCAATCaattgcaaaacaaaaaaactaacacacaaaaagctattttttatCCTTGAAGACAGATATCTGAAATGCTTAAAACATATGTCCAGTAATAAAGTATCATAAACTAATTGCCTTCCCTGTTATTTCAGAAACCTCATTTCTAATATGATTGGCTGAAGAACACGTTAATGATGAAGGCaccctttttaaaacaaaatatgagaATTGGGAGTAGAAGAAGGATGCCCACTTGGTGTCTAAGTCAGGAATGGTAAACCTCATTGCTTGTGTGTGACTGACAATGTGTGCCCTGAGAGCTCTGCCGAGAGAGGATCTGAGGCTTTCAGGCTAAAAAACAGTTCCATAATTGATTAGCCAGTCTAACATGTTCATAGAATAGGTACTATTTCCTACAGGCCATATAATAAGATTAAGAAgtataaaaaaaagatcatgatgtatgattcaAACAAATAAATGTGATTAACATGAAAACATTGCTAAAACAAGAAATTTAAAGTGTGACTTTATTACTGTGGCTCAAATACCTGGCAGAATGAATGAAGGgactgtgaagaaaaagaaaccttaaaCAGAAGACCACACAGTTAAAGGTGGCAAAGAGATTGTACACAAAAAGGCAGCTAAAACAAAAGATGGGCCTGTATCATGAGTCAAAGAACAAATGACACATGAACAAAATTCAAAGAAAGAGGGAGCAGAATGACAGGAGGGATACCTTGAGGTTGCCTGGGACTTACCTCAACAGGAAGCTGATTAAACTGTGTCACTAGGCCATCTACAGCTGTGGCTATGCCAACAAGAGCTACAACCTTTTGTGGTCGCGCGATTGCTGCATGAAGCATTAGCCATCCACCCAGGCTAGATCCAACCAGTATCTAAGAATAAAcacacattttacagaggaatttctttttctttagtgtAAGGGACTGATCTATGAATAATTTCATAGAATGTGTatactttcttccttttaatccACTGGCTTCCAGACTTTTAATATCTGggacaaagtaaaattaaaattataattactttttgTTAAAGTATTAAGTATGTAATAGAAAGTACATTAGACAAACAAAATTTGTAAAGTGAAAAGTAAAATGCTACTTACATTTTATGAGAAAGTAAAAATGAGAGAACTGATCGATCGGTttgatatgaaatataaaaattgattgTTCGACATTTAAAATATTACGTACATTTTCACGTCTAAAGAAACAGCTCAAATATCATGGGGTTATAGTCAACAATTATCATCATATTTAACAAAAGTAGTCACCTGTGGTCCTTCAGCCAATTCATCAATTACAGAAAGaacatcttttctccattttcccacTGTGCATTCTTTTAAGTTACCATCTGAATTTCCAATTCCTGAGTAATCGAacctggaaaaagagaaaacataactATATCTAGATATCTATGTATTTGCTTCTCTTTTATGGAAGATAGCACACTAATCATTATTATAATGCCTAAAATCTATTAACACAAAACAGTGAAGTCAATATACATTTCAGCAAATCACAATGGCTTAACCTGAAAATTATCTCCCACATCCACTTTCTCACCTCCTCCACTGCTGCCAGCCTGGTCCAAGTCACAATCCTTCTCCATTGAATTAATGCAACAGTCTCCTAGTAaatctccattttaatttttctctctcataaTCTACCCCCACCCCTAGTAGTTCAATgatccttttaaaacaaaaatcacatcTTGCACAAACCCCCCAAAGGCTTGGTATAATCTTTATGTAAAATCCAAAGTCCTTCCCATCCTCTAGGTCCTAACCACCTCTCTGATCTCATTTCAtactgttctctctctccctcttccaacTGTATCCTCACTTTCCTTCTTAAAGTTAATGAAATACACACCCACAGTCCTGCCTCAGGAGTTTCACATCAGCTGGTCCTTCCACATGGAACACTCTATCTCCAGACACGCACCTAGATCACTCCATCACTTCATTCAGGCCTTTGGTTCAAATGTTACATTTccagaagccttctctgaccactCAACTTAAAGTCGTGCTTCTTTTGTCATTCTCTATTTCCTTACCCTGCTTTATTCTCTTCATAGCAAATATTGCTACTTAACATTATATACGATATATGATTACTGGTTTGTGGTCTGTCTCCCACACTAGAATGGAAGCTGTGTAAGGGCAGAATATTTGTTCACCACTGCTCTCCCAGTGCCTAGATCAGTTCTCTGCACATGCTAAGTGCTTAGTATATGTCTCCTAAatcaggagaaggaaaagagaagtccAGAATCAAATTCATCATCACTAGCCTGTCcacttggttttctttctctttcaacttCCTAGTTCTCCAGGCTCAGAGTCTGTCTGATTTGTGAATTTTACCTCTCCTTCAAGGTCTCAATTCAATAAATCATGAACTATCTTATCAGTTCTGCAGATTGCCCTAAATCCTAGTCATACTTAACTACTCCCAATTCCTGGATAAGCCCTTTGCTAACTTTGAGTCTTTGCATGCTCTTCCACTGCCTAAAAAACTTTCCTTCTCCATTCAAATGCCTACTCATCCTTTAAGTCATGTCATCTCTATTGAGGAACTATCTTTGACATATGTGCTGTTCAACAGTAGTcagcctcttcctttttttttttttttcgtctttttgccatttcttgggccgctcccgtggcatatggaggttcccaggctaggggtccaatcggagctgtagctgccagcctacgccagagccacagcaacgcgggatccgagccgcatctgcgacctacaccacaggtcacagcaacgccggatcgttaacccactgagcaagggcagggatcgaacccgcaacctcatggttcctagtcggattcgttaaccactgcgccacgacgggaactccagcctcttcCTTTAATATGTGCTCAATTAACACTTTTCATATCGTGTATtacaatcaaattttaaatatatgtctcTCTCTTACTACGATGTCAGCTCTTTAAGGGTAGACTGTCatattcaaatttgtttttccagGGTCTAGAATACTGCCTGCCCTGTACCATCCTCACTCATTCTCATTTCTTCTCACATTCAGACCTTTCTCCTCAGTTTGGGAAGACTGGTATCGTGGTACAGGTCTGCCATCTCAAACCCAGCCTATCACAGCAGCCTCCTCATTGTGTCTCTATGGCTCTGTTCTCTCCAAATGGATCTATTTTATACCTGTCAGGTATTTTCCTGAAACATTATATTGATATGGCATGAACTTCAATGACTCCTTAAgacacataacataaaaatttagTGCTTTAGCTGTTTTTTAAGAACATTATATTTTCAGTCATCTCAGATCAACCTTTTATCACCTCCTCTGATGAAACTACTGCTTTAGCCAAACTGATCAACTTGCTCTTTCTAAAACAGACTCTgatttctgtctctgttttatgCCTCATCCATTTATTTCACCTAGAACTTCTTCTCCCATCACTTCACTACTAATATCTTCTCTCAGAGCTTAGTCCAAATGGACTTTTGCTTGAAATGCTTCTCAGACaagttgggaaaaaaacaaaacaaaacaaaaaacctctacaAAGTGAAACTTCTACATAATTCACTCTTACTAGTAACAATTTTATTAATTCTGCTCTATGacaatttatgtgtgtgtatatatggctCATCATTCCTATCAGACTGTAAGATCATGGAGGGGAAAGACcattatcttatttttgtctCTGCATTCTTCATAGTGGCCAGGCATGTAAGCCTCAGACACTGAGTATTATAATACACACTAAATGAACAGAAGTAGGaggtaaaagtgaaaaaattattttattccaatttaaagcttttttttttctaattcttacaATCTGGTGAAAACTAATAAATCCTAGTGTTTTTAGTGTCCatgtaagaatatatatgtgatatacagtgtatatattttttccagagaTAAGGGATTTATAAGCAATGgagaaagacattaaaattttctttaggtATGAAGTGAGTGGTTTTGGAACCTTGGGAGATAGTAATAAGAAGGCAGCTGCTGAAGTCTAAATCATAGTTATTATTTCTCCTCAATCCACGAGATGTATAAGACAGAccacagagaagaggagagaaaggcacCACTAGTTCTCCTTTACCCACCTCAGTGGGCAACTGGACAACTCTATTTGTTGTACTGGTTACAGATGGCTTCCAAATATATGGTGAAGATGCAAAACACACGGAGAGggctttcaaaaaggaaaatttaaacattcagtgatattaatatattacaattaaaaaatatagttcaTTTTTGCTGAACTATatttcagcaagagacaaagataattaaaaaatattcagcattttaaaacttttaaactcAGTCCTAGCAGCCTCAATACTCTGGGACATATTCCCAAATCtagaatttaaaattctattagaaATAATTATGAGAGAATATCAGCCCTAAAACCATGTGTCATATTCCTGAGCTCTGACTCAATCTTACTTCAGGCATGGTGACAGGATATTAAGAAACCATTTTCACAGAACCAATATGCACTATATCTTACATAATACACAAAAACTAACCATTTCTTTATTTAGGGTTAACATTTTAGAGCCAAAATCGCAACAAAAGTAAACCGAGAAACTGGaagtataaaagataaaatagaagataaaatctCTTATAACAAGCTTTAATGCAATCAACAGCCAACAGTGATTAGATTGCAATGAAGTttgataaaagcaaataaaaaggaaCTTGAGCAAATTAAAAATTGTAACAAGGGCTATACCTTATAAAGGTTTATAAAGATACACTTAGGCTATATTTTAATACAGTACCACTTAATAGtctgtatacattacaatttcaTCATGATTACTTAATATACCTTTAAAACATATACCTCATATGTATCCAAAATGCAGAAAATCCCTCTAAATGTCTTAATGGGAGAGAGAACTTTGTTATAGCTCTCATAGTCTCAATTTAAATTCAAGAACTGATAAaatgttttcgtttttttttttttaattttttttatttaaggctgcaggtgtggcatatggaagtccccagtctggaggtcaaagctgcagctgctggcctatgccatggggaatccaagctgcatctgggacctacaccacgctttcggcaatgctgaatccttcacccattgaacgggaggccagggatcactgaactgaatcctcatggatactaatcactgaactgaatcctcatggatgctaatcgggtttgtttccactgagccacaataggaactccctaaaatgtgaTTTCTTGATTCAAAGTGTTTTGCCGACAAAAAAGGAGAATGATGGcaatttttctgacattatcatgtTTTGCTCAGGGTTGTCTTCCTTTCTGGATAGCTCATTTTTACCCAAATCCTGACTATTTTTCAGTGTTCCTTTATAAAGTTTTTTCTATTCAATTCAACTCccagctttctctctttttttttttaataaaattttattgacatatagttgactCTCTCATCTTATATAATTAAGTATCCTGCTCTTTGACATGATCACATTTTGATGAATATTTCCAACTAACTTTCCATATGCATTTTATCTTGAATTTTCCCACCCTGACTAAAAGATCTTTAAGTgaccatattttataatttgtatattGACAGAACCAGTATAGTGCTAGAAAATCTACTTGTAAAAGATACGCTAGTCCTCAGAATAAGTTAGGTCAGAacaaattttttagttttaagaatggaaatgaaataattcagtTAATTTGGTAAAAGGAGTAAGATTAAATCcatataattgaaataatttctgctaATATATTGCataaaagtcttatttttaagtctagaagttttatttttaatttttatttctaattacttATTATGTTATTTCTAAAAGCTGTATTTTCCAGACCTATTAAGTGGACATTAGTGCAATTCTTCTAAAATACtagataaatagatttttttttttttaggctgttaGTGCTAGAAAAGAGCTCAGAAATTATCTTTTGTCCAATCTCCTCTTTTTATGATGAAGAAAATAAGTCCAGCATTTATTAACTGACTCACCTTGTCAGTTTTTGCAAGAATTAATTCTAGAGCCCATGTTTCTTGAATTCCAGGCCAGTGCTCTTTTCACTAAACTATCTCTTCTAGCAAATTAAGCACTAAATAAATGATTGTTATAAGCAAACAAAcctaataaaatgtaaacatattattttagtaaaataattatTAGCATGAAATATTAGGAATTTGGAAACCAAGTTGTAATTAAACAACACATatccctttttttaaaacaacacacattctTATTTATGCTTATACATACTCAGACTACTGcagtgagaggaaagagaaaactcGGTGGAAATGTAAGTTACATAATACTAAATTTACAGTACTTTTaaacacatatattattttaaaccatatattttaaaagtaaggaaataaacaaTGATCAAATAAAAGTCCTTAAGTCCTCAAAGGAAAACCACAATATAATTACAAGAGATTATAAGAAAGCCAACTGGTATACTGGTTTGTTATATTAGAATATTGTTTGTAAAAAGCTTAGttaccactagtttgtttttctGCCAACACTGTCAGTGTGACACAAAGACCTTTAAACCAGGCCTTTTAAAGACTGCATTTTACAAGAACCCTAAATCACAGGATGAAAATTTACaaaccattaaaataaattaatctataaaaatgctagcatttttttctattggttgAAGCAGAAGTTATTTTCTACTGCCATGCTAAATGGTAGtaatattttctctgaaatgtGCTGTTCTTACCTTATATAGGCATGACCCAGAGATTTGCAAAAATCCTCGATTGCCAATGCTTTTGTACCATTCATAGTAGAAATATAGCCAGGAATGAAGATAATTCCTGGACTTTTGCCTTTTAGCTTCTTATAAGCCAGGTTTGGAAGATCTGGTCGACTAAGGAAAGAGACTGATGTCTTTTGCCTGCAAGCTAAACAAAGTGCACAAAACATAAACTATAGTTTTCAAATACAGCTTTTGGAAAACCAcacatattttcaatattaacttTCTGAGCTCATCAAGTTGATAtcaaatattatttccatttaatagagaaaaaacaaatacagatttgAGGTATTAAAGTCACAAGTCTGTGCATGATATCTTTAAAATCGAAAATCCACCCGTGCCTTCTTTGAGCAAGGTCCAATCTTGATTCTTCCAAAATACACAATGATGAGGAAATTTCAAGGCAACAGAAGACAGAGAGACTTGTCAAAAATGTTTCCCTGTTGCTGTTACATCCTCTGTCCAATACAGTTATCAATCAACATTCAGATTCATCTAGTTTTAGTCCTCTCTGGTGAGATTTCTGCCTTCttcatcctcttcttttttttttatatatttaggagttTCACATCCTCTTTGTTTTGGTGGGGAGGCTGAGAAACAAGTTTGGTCTGCCCTTGAGCAACTGTTTCAAAGGCAGACACGCTGTGTCCCTGTTATTACGGATTCCCTCTCCACCCATAAAATCATGGGCCATGGTAATAGCGAAGCATTCATGATTCTTTATCTGCTGAGATGGGTTCAATGAGCAGCTTCTTTACAAGTAACcttgaataaatatatgataatacaattttcagaaaaagattTCTCATGGGACTCCCAATCACAGTATTAATTGTTGGTTTGGCTTTCTGTGAATGGTCCACAGAAATCTTAGTGCAAGTACAATGGCACAATGGGTAAATCTTACAAggttatttcatttcattatttaaaaaaattcttttttctttttacagtcacaccttcggtatatggaaatttccaggctagggggtcacatgagaactgcagctgctggcctacaccacagccgaagcaacacaggatccgagtcacatctgtgacctacacctcagcttgtggcaacaaagGATCAGTAAccaactgaacgaggccagggatcgaacctgcatcctcatgcagactatttcaggttcttaattcatacagccacaacgggaactcccatttcattattttcaaattctttccctaTCATAAAGTCAATACTTGCCcttaaaaaatgtagaaaggggagttcccgttgtggtgcagtggttaacgaatcccactgggaaccatgaggttgcgggttcagtccttgcccttgctcagtgggttaaggatccggcgttgccgtgagctgtggtgtaggttgcagacgcggctcggatcccgcgttgctgtggctctggcgtaggccggtggctacagctccgattggacccctagccggggaacctccatatgccacgggagcggcccaggaaatagcaacaacaacaacaacaaaaaacaaaaaacaaacaaaaaaaaatgtagaaagataTTTAAACAAAAAGTCATTTATAATCCCACTTTCTCCCTCCAAAGAAATCAGATTTCTGTACTCCTTTACAGTCTTCTTTTGGACAAAAGGAATCTCTTCTTTTATATCACATGAAAACTTTCTCTACTTTATTGTGGCTAACGAAAACTTCTCAGTCTCTTCCATGTGAACTGATAAAGTTTTCCTCATTGTGGATTTGAgcagctgattttttaaaaaaactgaattgaGAGCTTAAAGCTATCCCTTTTATATGTAAGCCTGTTTCAGTTAAGAGTGGAAAATGccaaaatttaaacttttagtGAAAAACAAGGCTATTAGGAACCAATTATGTTGGTTGACAGATTATAGCaacaaaaatgttcattttccatttccttagtTCAGCCCTCAAAAACTCTCTTCCTATCCTCtcttccagattattttccaataCAGGAAATTCTCCCTGAGACAAttacaatttatttaatcttGATAAATTCTAAGTGGTCAGTTTCTTAACATTATATCCATAAATGATCTTTGTACTATAAAGATTAGCTCAAAGACTGGGGCATAACTGCTCAATGAATGCTTTCTATATAAAAGAGTACCATACTCTAGTTAATGACATACTAAACTTTGCTGGAGGTACAGATATACAACAGCCTTTTGGTTGTATGCAATTCAATGTAAACTAAACTGATTATATGTTTAGAAACTTTAATTCGGCATGAAAATTCCCATTCCAACCACCATGTATTAGCTGTGTGGCAAGGGTGTGaacacaacaaaaccaaaaagaaaaaagacagaattcTGAAAGACATATGGGGCTTGGGAGTGGAGGTGAAGTGGGGCGGAGAAGAATCAAACAAGCAAAGGAAACATTCAGGGGATCTAATTTTTGGTTCACATTCTAGTTTCCTTTGTAGAGTAATGACTATGGTTTTTACTGGGTTGGGatcatagaaaaaaacaaaactagaaactAGGTTTGATGACTGTGTTCacatttttacaatgaaaatattcACATTGTAAAACTCAAATCAAGGGAAGGCAGGTCTAAGCACCTTAATGGTCACGATCTTTAACCCCTTAGAACCTgcagagaaaagaggaagcaaCTAATAATCAAACGCATTAAATGCACACCTGAATTCTTCCTAGCTCAGCAGGGAAGGCGGGCAGAAAAGATCCTTAAACTGAAGAGTTAACGCCACCAATGGCCCAGAATGTCTAGGATGCCCGGGGCCGGCAGAGTTCTCCTCACAGCCTTAACCAGAACTGTCAAGACCGACTAGAACTGGGTTACTGAGAACCAGGGAAAAGCATTTCTGAAAGCGGCGCCAAAAATGCATGGGACAGGAACTGATGGAATCCGGGGTGTTCGAAAGAATGCGTCCTACACCAGTCTTTCGGACACTGACCTGCGAGCCACCATGGCGCGCGCTCCGGCTTCCGTGCAAGCAACGCGCTGAGACCACGGTGGAAGCCGAAAGAGACGACCGCCCATCCCCGCCTGCGACAAGGTACCCAAGAAGCCGCAGCCGCCAAACCCACCCCCGCCATCTTCCCAGCGGCCACTGCGCCCCGCGCCGACCTAGAGATGCGCACAGTGCGCAGGAACCGAGTCTGCGCGTGCGCCACCGGCTGGACGTCTCGACGTGGTAAGCCACGCCTATCCTCGTTTCCAACACCCGGAGAGCGCGCATGCGCAGTATAGTCGCTTTTACGGGTTTACTGCTGTTACGCAGTTCTATGAGGGCTTTTCTTACGACGGTTTGGACGGTTTTGATTGCCCTCAGTAGGCGACTTTCTCATTGGGTAGATACTCCAGCACTGAAAGCAGGGAGAGGAATCTCATTCACCGTTCCTAGATAAGAACCCATCTTGTCACCCCGAAGACAGTAGGGAGCGGAAACATAAAATACTAGGCTTGCTGCTTACAAGTCGTTCTCATCCTCCGATTGCTTTGACCTGCACTGGAAACGGT is a genomic window of Sus scrofa isolate TJ Tabasco breed Duroc chromosome 13, Sscrofa11.1, whole genome shotgun sequence containing:
- the ABHD10 gene encoding mycophenolic acid acyl-glucuronide esterase, mitochondrial isoform X1, whose amino-acid sequence is MAGVGLAAAASWVPCRRRGWAVVSFGFHRGLSALLARKPERAPWWLAACRQKTSVSFLSRPDLPNLAYKKLKGKSPGIIFIPGYISTMNGTKALAIEDFCKSLGHAYIRFDYSGIGNSDGNLKECTVGKWRKDVLSVIDELAEGPQILVGSSLGGWLMLHAAIARPQKVVALVGIATAVDGLVTQFNQLPVETKKDIEMKGVWAMPSKYSEEGVYRIQYSVIKEAEHHCLLHSPIPVNCPIRLLHGMKDDVIPWHTSVQVADRVVSKDVDVILRKDSDHRMKEKADLQLLVYTIDDLIDKLSTVIN
- the ABHD10 gene encoding mycophenolic acid acyl-glucuronide esterase, mitochondrial isoform X2, with the translated sequence MFCALCLACRQKTSVSFLSRPDLPNLAYKKLKGKSPGIIFIPGYISTMNGTKALAIEDFCKSLGHAYIRFDYSGIGNSDGNLKECTVGKWRKDVLSVIDELAEGPQILVGSSLGGWLMLHAAIARPQKVVALVGIATAVDGLVTQFNQLPVETKKDIEMKGVWAMPSKYSEEGVYRIQYSVIKEAEHHCLLHSPIPVNCPIRLLHGMKDDVIPWHTSVQVADRVVSKDVDVILRKDSDHRMKEKADLQLLVYTIDDLIDKLSTVIN